In the genome of Nymphaea colorata isolate Beijing-Zhang1983 chromosome 9, ASM883128v2, whole genome shotgun sequence, one region contains:
- the LOC116260345 gene encoding uncharacterized protein LOC116260345: MEQLVNFIIRPPRAEYTPDSDLLEQKFMLKGHWYQRKDIKVKNSRGLELQCSHYMPLAIREGKALPCVIYCHGNSGSRVDASEAAIILLPSYITVFTLDFSGSGLSEGDHVTLGWNEKDDLKAVVNYLRTEGNVSLIGLWGRSMGAVTSLLYGAEDPSIAGMVLDSPFANLIDLMMELVDTYKIRLPKFTVKVAIHYMRRVVQKKANFDIANLNAVEVAKSCFVPALFGHATEDDFIQPHHSDRIYDTYAGDKNIIKFDGDHNSQRPQFYFDSITIFFHNVLHPPTDAADGISFPLDHEYYFDQNSWDSVDGVGLQDYDSHTPFSTGDVTDQLPLRRPMSRTEVPVDIRGQEEHLEDASQGVNCSSLDESNSYTIPFSHSTFGGHSAGSSYGSVADFPYSVEDEERMLSEAIILSLKEMNIGSTSEDPMSASSEDPCQTDDSPSAGRSTSPTEGPSFEGTAGDSCIDSLVVCQPELKTLSHPKSSVTTVHAEPPSVTDCQTLDPVLSKSSSLPASESQAEQLKSSSTGCLCNGDLSAQQQHLDQPADANALLPKNM, translated from the exons ATGGAGCAGCTTGTCAATTTCATTATTCGTCCCCCCag AGCTGAATATACCCCAGATAGTGACCTTCTGGAACAGAAGTTTATGCTGAAGGGACATTGGTATCAGAGAAAGGACATTAAG GTTAAGAATAGCAGAGGACTTGAACTTCAGTGCAGCCATTACATGCCACTTGCAATTCGGGAGGGAAAAGCACTGCCATGTGTAATATACTGCCATGGAAATAG TGGCTCTAGGGTGGATGCCAGTGAAGCTGCCATCATTTTGTTGCCATCATATATCACAGTTTTCACTCTGGATTTTTCTGGTTCTGGACTTTCAGAAGGAGACCATGTTACTTTAGGGTGGAATGAG AAGGATGATCTCAAGGCTGTTGTCAACTATCTGCGAACTGAAGGCAATGTTTCTTTAATTGGTTTGTGGGGTCGCTCAATGGGTGCTGTaaccag TTTGCTATATGGTGCTGAAGATCCCTCTATCGCTGGAATGGTTCTGGACAGTCCATTTGCCAATTTGATTGACTTGATGATGGAACTTGTTGACACTTACAAAATCCGCCTACCAAAATTTACT GTGAAGGTTGCAATTCACTATATGCGCAGGGTTGTCCAGAAGAAGGCAAACTTTGATATAGCAAATCTAAATGCTGTTGAG GTAGCAAAATCTTGCTTTGTTCCAGCTTTATTTGGGCACGCCACTGAAGATGATTTTATTCAACCTCATCATTCAGATCGAATATATGATACCTATGCA GGGgacaaaaatattatcaaatttgatggagACCACAACTCACAACGCCCACAATTTTACTTTGATTCCATAACTATTTTTTTCCACAATGTACTGCATCCTCCAACTGATGCAGCTGACGGGATCTCTTTTCCATTAGACCATGAATATTACTTTGATCAG AATAGCTGGGATAGCGTGGATGGAGTTGGGCTTCAAGATTATGATTCTCACACACCTTTCTCAACAG GTGATGTCACTGATCAATTGCCTCTTAGAAGACCTATGAGTAGAACAGAG GTCCCTGTTGATATTCGTGGACAGGAGGAACATCTG GAGGATGCAAGTCAGGGTGTTAACTGTTCATCTTTAGACGAATCTAATTCATACACTATTCCCTTCAGTCACTCTACTTTTGGTGGCCATTCTGCTGGATCTTCATATGGTAGTGTAGCTGATTTCCCCTACAgtgttgaagatgaagaaaga ATGCTATCAGAAGCGATCATTCTCTCGCTCAAGGAGATGAACATTGGGTCAACAAGTGAGGATCCAATGTCGGCGAGTTCAGAAGATCCATGTCAAACGGATGACTCACCTTCAGCTGGAAGGAGTACTTCACCTACCGAAGGACCTTCCTTTGAGGGAACAGCTGGAGATAGTTGCATTGATTCTCTGGTTGTTTGCCAACCTGAGTTGAAAACACTTTCTCACCCAAAAAGTTCAGTAACAACGGTACATGCTGAGCCACCTTCAGTTACCGACTGTCAGACACTTGACCCTGTCTTGTCCAAGTCGTCGTCTTTGCCAGCTTCAGAAAGTCAAGCAGAACAGCTTAAGTCTTCATCTACTGGATGTTTGTGCAATGGGGATCTCTCAGCACAGCAGCAGCACTTGGATCAGCCTGCAGATGCGAATGCTTTGCTGCCAAAGAACATGTGA
- the LOC116259833 gene encoding coatomer subunit zeta-2-like isoform X2, whose product MDSFPSIKNILLLDSEGKRVAVKYYSDDWPTLNAKLAYEKSVFTKTQKSNARTEAEITMFDGYIVIYKFIADLHFFVTGGDDENELIISTVLQAFFDAVGILLRNNVEKRSALENLDLILLCLDEIVDGGIILETDANVIAGNVASQGLEGGAILSEQTITQALATAREHLARSLLSS is encoded by the exons ATG GATTCTTttccttcaataaaaaatattcttcttCTCGACTCAGAAGGGAAGCGTGTTGCTGTGAAGTATTATTCAGATGACTGGCCAACGCTCAATGCAAAGTTGGCTTATGAGAAATCAGTTTTCACTAAGACTCAGAAATCAAATGCACGGACAGAAG CGGAGATAACTATGTTTGATGGTTACATTGTAATCTACAAATTCATCGCCGATCTGCATTTCTTTGTGACTGGTGGTGATGATGAAAACGAGCTTATCATTTCCACAGTCCTTCAAGCTTTCTTTGATGCAGTCGGCATCCTTCTGAG GAACAATGTTGAGAAAAGGTCTGCACTTGAGAATTTGGATCTCATTCTTCTATGCTTAGATGAGATTGTTGATGGAGG CATTATCCTTGAGACAGATGCAAATGTTATTGCGGGAAATGTGGCTAGCCAAGGTTTAGAGGGAGGAGCCATACTCTCTGAACAG ACAATAACTCAAGCCTTGGCCACTGCAAGGGAGCATTTAGCTCGGTCGCTTCTTAGTTCATAA
- the LOC116259833 gene encoding coatomer subunit zeta-2-like isoform X1: MQDSFPSIKNILLLDSEGKRVAVKYYSDDWPTLNAKLAYEKSVFTKTQKSNARTEAEITMFDGYIVIYKFIADLHFFVTGGDDENELIISTVLQAFFDAVGILLRNNVEKRSALENLDLILLCLDEIVDGGIILETDANVIAGNVASQGLEGGAILSEQTITQALATAREHLARSLLSS, encoded by the exons ATGCAGGATTCTTttccttcaataaaaaatattcttcttCTCGACTCAGAAGGGAAGCGTGTTGCTGTGAAGTATTATTCAGATGACTGGCCAACGCTCAATGCAAAGTTGGCTTATGAGAAATCAGTTTTCACTAAGACTCAGAAATCAAATGCACGGACAGAAG CGGAGATAACTATGTTTGATGGTTACATTGTAATCTACAAATTCATCGCCGATCTGCATTTCTTTGTGACTGGTGGTGATGATGAAAACGAGCTTATCATTTCCACAGTCCTTCAAGCTTTCTTTGATGCAGTCGGCATCCTTCTGAG GAACAATGTTGAGAAAAGGTCTGCACTTGAGAATTTGGATCTCATTCTTCTATGCTTAGATGAGATTGTTGATGGAGG CATTATCCTTGAGACAGATGCAAATGTTATTGCGGGAAATGTGGCTAGCCAAGGTTTAGAGGGAGGAGCCATACTCTCTGAACAG ACAATAACTCAAGCCTTGGCCACTGCAAGGGAGCATTTAGCTCGGTCGCTTCTTAGTTCATAA